From Halotia branconii CENA392, the proteins below share one genomic window:
- a CDS encoding ABC transporter permease yields the protein MTLINRIHPRLLPLLSPLIAIVSALIVGAILMLMAGANPITAYSILFQESLSTYFGFGNTLTKMTPLLFASLGVLVALRAGQFNIGGEGQIYLGALGSTLIGLYVQGLPAVIHIPLALLAGFFFGAVWGWIPGYLKAMRGVNEVITTLLLNYIAVNLVSYLVQNPLMATDAPSPYSPLIAKTARLPIILPQSLAHAGILFGLITAGILWVLLVRSPLGYQITAVGFNPIAARYAHISVERTIMLVMACSGGLAGLAGSCEVMGLKYRLFEQVSPGYGFDAIAIAFLSRGSVIGVVLTSLFFAALRSGANVMQRSAGVPITVVYAIQGFMVLFIAISLAVEREIRVKTQRNAKV from the coding sequence CTGACACTAATTAATCGGATTCATCCTAGATTGCTACCCCTACTATCACCGCTAATTGCGATTGTTTCTGCCCTCATTGTTGGTGCTATCCTCATGCTAATGGCTGGGGCAAATCCCATCACCGCATACAGCATTTTATTTCAAGAATCTCTCTCTACCTACTTTGGATTTGGTAACACCCTCACCAAAATGACACCGCTATTGTTCGCTAGTTTAGGCGTGTTAGTGGCGTTGCGGGCTGGGCAATTTAATATCGGTGGAGAAGGACAAATTTATCTAGGTGCATTGGGAAGTACTTTAATTGGGTTATATGTGCAAGGATTACCTGCGGTGATTCATATCCCCTTAGCACTTTTGGCAGGATTTTTTTTTGGTGCAGTTTGGGGTTGGATTCCTGGTTATCTCAAAGCCATGCGCGGAGTGAATGAGGTAATTACTACATTGTTGCTCAACTATATCGCTGTGAATTTAGTTAGCTACCTTGTACAAAATCCATTAATGGCAACAGATGCGCCTAGTCCTTATTCGCCATTAATTGCTAAAACAGCCCGTTTGCCGATAATATTACCCCAAAGCCTTGCCCATGCTGGGATTTTATTCGGTTTAATTACCGCAGGCATTTTATGGGTATTATTAGTGCGATCGCCTCTAGGTTATCAAATTACGGCAGTGGGATTTAACCCGATTGCCGCCCGTTATGCCCACATATCTGTTGAACGTACCATCATGCTGGTTATGGCTTGTTCAGGTGGTTTAGCTGGGTTAGCTGGGAGTTGTGAGGTGATGGGGTTGAAATATCGGCTATTTGAACAAGTTTCCCCCGGTTATGGATTTGATGCTATTGCGATCGCTTTTTTAAGTCGTGGTAGTGTTATCGGTGTAGTCTTGACTTCTTTGTTTTTTGCAGCGCTTCGCAGTGGTGCGAATGTGATGCAGCGTAGCGCAGGTGTGCCGATAACTGTAGTTTACGCAATTCAAGGGTTTATGGTGTTATTTATTGCTATTAGTCTTGCAGTCGAAAGAGAGATAAGAGTAAAAACGCAAAGGAACGCGAAGGTTTAA
- a CDS encoding NACHT domain-containing protein: MSLINLDLVFNAITSIANPLIKEKILRSETVIKLLQQFNLDPEHPPADFSGVYAYALVEYGVGKPKPLLELFRQEAIKQAFRTALDHNNPAILLSEVDAFLDAFALGDDIRSLELDVRREVAEFATVFIEVAKRSRTPADVLMNQKIGSLHNRIASIQEQLDRLPTLEGIRTEIARLAAQNYPALPGSVNENQCRAIALAQQMRGWFETLGYDFEKYEIWAEEYFEWIINIPVRRSYDRILIRGVAGEVGLSDVMALRSSVEAQKTDEGWLVTTRRISRAARDEVKKEENHRLDCFTFDELIDLDANFNAYLDRLEAEIKRRKIDTKYVPLACTKEEIDPISKRRIGVSRYEAEDGWIDGYIDLWLDDPAKEHISILGEFGTGKTWFVFHYAWTALQRYRDAQKRGVERPRLPLVITLRDFAKAINVENVLAGFFFTQHNIRINSEVFDQLNRMGKLLLIFDGFDEMAAKVDRQQMINNFWELAKVVVPGAKVILTCRTEHFPEAKEGRALLNAELQASTKKLTGETPQFEVLELEKFNDEQIRACLSYQAEAATVEQVLSNPQLLDLARRPVMTDLILEALPDIEAGKPVDMSRVYLYAVRRKMERDIKAERTFTSLADKLYFLCELSWEMLSNDQMSLNYRLFPERIRRLFGSSVQEEKDLDHWHYDMMAQTMLVRNADGDYTPAHRSLLEFFVAYKFAAELGALASDFTELAQGRSLVDKTVAPVDYTWSGYFSRQGSGEAIALLKEFRSESLDKLRETFGKAPLTKAVMDLLLPMLANNESLIKVIEATRGKTEDEAGYVGGNAATLAVKVDKGALEGKDFSCVVINSADLTYASLRDVTFAQANLINSLFAETFGSILSVAFNPDSSLLATGHESDGIVHLWHVSTGKEILTLEGHQTAVWSVSFSPIEKILATGGYDHRIKIWDLHNGKCLKTLTENDSWLRSVSFSPNGKILASGSTNKIIRLWDIHTGECLKTLTGHTKTVLSVSFSSDNQILASGSSDKTIRLWNVNTGECLKILHGHNYLVESVAFSPDNQILASGSADKTIRLWNVNTGECLKTLHAHDIWINSVVFSPDGQTLASGGGDQTVKLWNFHTGKCLKTLLGHTSSVWSVAFSSNGKTLASGSRDQTLRFWNVDTGECLRIFQGYNNAVRSIAFSPDGQSLVSGGNDQIVKIWDVKTGKCLKLTQEQTDLIRSVAFSSDSKMIASGGHDRTVRLWKSDTGECLKIMQGHHDWVRSVIFSPDCQFLASSSGDGTVKLWNTLTGECFKTFQGLNGGVLSIAFSPDGQFLVSGGLDQTVRLWHIHTGSCQMTLKGHTNWVRSVVFSSNSQFLASSGDEAMIRLWDLNSRQCLKTLQHESIGVHSIALSAEDEMLASGSFDNTIRLWDVNSGKCLKILQGHTQWITSVNFSPDRKTLASSSGDGTIKFWDIKTGDCIKTLSDRPYERMNITGVKGLTEADKATLKALGAVEDGE, encoded by the coding sequence ATGAGCTTGATTAATCTGGATCTGGTTTTTAACGCCATAACTAGCATTGCCAATCCTTTGATTAAAGAAAAAATTCTGCGGAGTGAGACAGTAATTAAATTACTCCAGCAATTTAACCTAGATCCAGAGCATCCACCAGCTGATTTTAGTGGTGTTTACGCCTATGCCTTAGTGGAGTACGGTGTTGGCAAACCAAAACCATTACTGGAATTATTTCGACAAGAAGCAATTAAACAAGCTTTTCGCACAGCATTAGACCACAATAACCCTGCAATTCTGCTGTCTGAGGTTGATGCTTTTCTCGATGCCTTTGCATTGGGCGATGATATTAGAAGTTTAGAGCTTGATGTCAGGCGAGAGGTAGCTGAATTTGCGACGGTATTTATCGAAGTGGCGAAACGTAGCCGCACACCTGCTGATGTGTTGATGAACCAGAAAATCGGTTCTCTGCATAACAGAATTGCGAGTATCCAAGAACAATTGGATAGATTACCGACTCTGGAAGGTATTCGCACAGAAATAGCTAGGTTAGCAGCACAGAATTATCCTGCATTACCAGGAAGTGTAAATGAAAATCAATGTAGGGCTATAGCCTTAGCTCAACAAATGCGAGGATGGTTTGAAACCTTGGGCTATGACTTTGAAAAATATGAAATCTGGGCAGAAGAATATTTTGAATGGATAATTAACATCCCAGTACGTCGCAGTTATGACCGCATTCTGATCCGTGGTGTGGCTGGAGAAGTGGGACTGAGTGATGTCATGGCGTTGCGTTCCTCTGTTGAGGCGCAAAAAACTGATGAAGGATGGTTAGTAACTACCCGCCGCATTTCCCGCGCTGCAAGGGATGAAGTCAAAAAGGAAGAAAATCATCGCCTTGATTGTTTCACTTTTGACGAACTGATTGACTTGGATGCAAATTTTAATGCCTATCTCGACAGGTTAGAAGCAGAAATCAAACGCCGGAAAATTGATACTAAATATGTACCTCTTGCTTGTACAAAAGAAGAAATTGACCCAATTAGCAAACGGCGAATTGGGGTGAGTCGATATGAAGCAGAAGACGGCTGGATTGATGGTTATATCGATTTATGGCTTGATGACCCCGCAAAAGAGCATATTTCCATTTTGGGAGAATTTGGTACAGGTAAAACTTGGTTTGTCTTTCACTATGCTTGGACTGCACTGCAACGTTACCGCGATGCTCAAAAACGCGGTGTTGAACGTCCTCGTCTTCCTTTAGTAATTACCTTGCGTGACTTTGCCAAAGCGATAAATGTGGAGAATGTTTTGGCAGGATTCTTTTTTACCCAACATAATATTCGCATCAACAGCGAAGTTTTTGACCAACTTAACCGCATGGGTAAATTGCTGCTAATTTTCGATGGCTTTGACGAAATGGCAGCAAAAGTTGATCGTCAACAGATGATTAACAACTTTTGGGAACTGGCAAAGGTGGTAGTTCCCGGTGCTAAAGTTATTCTCACCTGTCGGACTGAGCATTTTCCAGAGGCGAAAGAAGGACGTGCTTTACTCAATGCAGAATTGCAAGCATCAACTAAAAAATTAACCGGGGAAACACCGCAATTTGAAGTTTTGGAATTGGAAAAATTCAACGATGAGCAAATTCGCGCCTGTTTGTCATACCAAGCTGAAGCCGCGACAGTTGAACAAGTCTTGAGTAATCCGCAATTATTAGACTTAGCCCGTCGTCCAGTAATGACCGATTTAATCTTGGAAGCATTGCCAGATATTGAAGCGGGTAAACCTGTGGATATGTCACGGGTTTATTTATATGCAGTGCGGCGCAAGATGGAACGCGATATCAAAGCAGAACGTACTTTTACTTCTTTGGCAGATAAACTGTACTTTTTGTGCGAACTTTCTTGGGAAATGCTATCTAATGACCAAATGAGCCTGAATTATCGGCTGTTCCCAGAACGCATACGCCGCTTATTTGGTTCTAGTGTTCAAGAAGAGAAAGATTTAGACCACTGGCATTATGACATGATGGCGCAGACGATGCTTGTCCGCAATGCTGATGGTGATTATACTCCGGCGCATAGGTCGCTGTTAGAGTTTTTTGTAGCGTATAAATTTGCCGCAGAGTTGGGGGCTTTGGCGAGTGATTTTACGGAATTGGCACAGGGGCGATCGCTTGTAGATAAAACTGTCGCCCCTGTTGATTATACTTGGTCTGGTTATTTTTCGCGTCAAGGGAGTGGTGAGGCGATCGCACTACTGAAGGAATTTAGAAGTGAATCTTTGGATAAGTTGAGAGAGACATTTGGTAAAGCACCACTCACGAAAGCAGTAATGGATTTACTTCTGCCGATGTTAGCTAATAATGAGTCCCTTATTAAGGTTATTGAAGCGACGCGGGGTAAAACTGAAGATGAAGCAGGTTATGTTGGCGGGAATGCGGCAACGTTGGCGGTGAAAGTTGATAAGGGAGCATTAGAAGGAAAAGATTTTTCATGTGTGGTAATTAATAGTGCTGATTTGACTTATGCCAGCTTACGTGATGTCACTTTTGCACAAGCCAATCTGATAAATTCTCTATTTGCTGAAACTTTTGGTTCTATTTTGTCTGTTGCATTTAATCCAGATTCAAGCCTTTTAGCTACAGGTCATGAATCAGATGGCATAGTTCACTTATGGCATGTGTCAACAGGAAAAGAAATTTTAACTCTTGAAGGACATCAAACCGCAGTCTGGTCAGTTTCTTTCAGCCCCATAGAAAAAATTCTTGCTACTGGTGGTTACGATCACAGAATAAAAATATGGGATCTTCATAACGGTAAATGCTTAAAAACGTTAACTGAAAATGACAGTTGGTTACGTTCAGTTAGTTTTAGTCCAAATGGCAAAATTCTTGCTAGTGGCAGTACTAACAAAATAATAAGACTTTGGGATATACATACAGGAGAATGTTTGAAAACTCTAACAGGACATACAAAAACCGTTCTCTCTGTTAGCTTTAGTTCAGATAATCAGATACTTGCCAGTGGCAGCAGCGATAAAACAATCAGGTTATGGAACGTCAATACTGGAGAATGTCTGAAAATTTTACACGGGCATAACTATCTTGTAGAGTCTGTTGCTTTTAGTCCAGATAATCAGATACTTGCCAGTGGCAGTGCCGATAAAACAATCAGGTTATGGAATGTCAATACTGGAGAATGTCTGAAAACTTTACACGCGCATGATATTTGGATCAACTCAGTGGTCTTTAGTCCTGATGGTCAGACTCTTGCTAGTGGTGGTGGAGATCAAACGGTGAAGTTATGGAATTTTCATACTGGAAAATGCCTGAAAACATTGCTAGGACACACAAGTTCAGTTTGGTCAGTGGCTTTTAGCTCAAATGGTAAAACTCTTGCTAGTGGCAGTAGAGACCAAACACTTAGGTTTTGGAATGTGGATACAGGAGAATGTTTGAGAATTTTTCAGGGATATAACAATGCTGTACGTTCAATCGCTTTTAGTCCAGATGGTCAAAGTCTTGTTAGCGGTGGCAATGATCAAATAGTAAAAATATGGGATGTCAAGACAGGTAAATGCTTGAAACTTACCCAAGAACAAACTGACTTGATACGTTCAGTAGCTTTTAGTTCTGACAGCAAAATGATTGCTAGTGGTGGTCATGACAGAACAGTAAGGTTGTGGAAATCCGATACTGGTGAGTGTCTAAAAATTATGCAAGGACATCATGATTGGGTTCGTTCAGTTATCTTCAGTCCAGATTGTCAGTTTCTTGCCAGTAGCAGTGGTGACGGTACTGTAAAGCTCTGGAATACTTTAACAGGTGAGTGTTTTAAAACTTTTCAAGGACTTAACGGTGGAGTCTTATCAATTGCCTTTAGTCCAGACGGTCAATTCTTGGTCAGTGGTGGCTTAGATCAAACTGTAAGATTATGGCATATTCACACTGGCTCATGCCAAATGACTCTAAAAGGACATACAAATTGGGTGCGTTCAGTTGTTTTTAGCTCAAATAGTCAGTTTCTTGCCAGTAGCGGTGATGAAGCGATGATTAGGTTATGGGATCTCAATAGTAGGCAATGTTTAAAGACTTTGCAGCATGAGAGTATAGGGGTACACTCCATTGCCTTAAGTGCAGAAGATGAAATGCTTGCTAGTGGTAGTTTTGACAATACTATAAGACTTTGGGATGTCAACAGTGGTAAATGCCTAAAAATTTTACAGGGACATACACAGTGGATCACTTCAGTTAATTTTAGTCCAGATCGTAAAACGCTTGCTAGTAGTAGTGGTGATGGCACAATTAAGTTTTGGGATATAAAAACAGGCGATTGTATCAAAACACTTAGCGATCGCCCTTATGAACGTATGAACATCACAGGTGTTAAAGGCTTAACCGAAGCTGACAAAGCTACCCTTAAAGCATTAGGTGCGGTGGAAGATGGAGAATAA
- the nagZ gene encoding beta-N-acetylhexosaminidase, whose translation MSVSRQLERFGNHLIIGISGTTLSDEDKRLLSELQPIGVIFFAKNFLDGTPYQVWLDKFKDLNDQIREYAERDSMFMTLDHEGGRVVRTPQPITRFPHALLLRSRSREVAKATAIELKSLGINLSWAPVADIFSHPQNPVIGARAFGNTPEAAILGVREYFLGLQESGILGCAKHFPGHGDTSKDSHIELPTLNLTLDDLRNRELIPFQALIKAQIPLIMTAHILFPQIDPQLPATLSQNILKNILREELGFEGVIVSDDLDMKAVSDMFMNKGTVAQAFHAGCDLFIVSRNINSSSIERTYKIAEDFADSLSDGSLDESVVSAAKDRIEKLLAVTPQYIVYPLDKNTLLQHGELAIACAF comes from the coding sequence ATGTCAGTCTCACGGCAGCTAGAGCGCTTTGGAAACCACCTGATTATTGGTATTTCTGGGACTACTTTAAGTGATGAAGATAAACGTCTACTGAGTGAATTGCAGCCAATAGGGGTGATTTTTTTTGCTAAAAACTTTTTGGATGGAACTCCTTATCAGGTTTGGTTGGATAAATTCAAGGATTTGAATGACCAAATCCGAGAATATGCCGAACGTGACTCCATGTTTATGACTCTAGATCATGAAGGAGGGCGTGTAGTTCGCACACCGCAACCAATTACCCGATTTCCTCACGCTTTGTTGTTGCGATCGCGATCGCGTGAAGTTGCAAAAGCTACAGCAATAGAGCTAAAATCACTGGGGATTAATTTATCTTGGGCTCCTGTAGCAGATATTTTTTCTCATCCTCAAAATCCTGTTATTGGGGCGCGGGCTTTTGGTAATACTCCTGAAGCTGCTATTTTAGGTGTGCGTGAATATTTTCTCGGACTTCAAGAGTCAGGAATTTTGGGATGTGCTAAGCATTTCCCTGGACACGGAGACACTAGTAAAGATTCTCATATTGAATTACCAACACTCAATCTCACTTTAGATGACCTGCGAAATCGAGAACTTATACCCTTTCAAGCGCTGATAAAAGCCCAAATACCTTTAATCATGACAGCGCATATCTTGTTTCCTCAGATAGATCCTCAGTTACCTGCAACCCTTTCCCAAAATATTCTCAAAAATATACTACGGGAAGAACTTGGTTTTGAGGGAGTAATCGTATCTGATGACTTGGATATGAAAGCTGTATCAGATATGTTTATGAATAAAGGGACTGTAGCCCAAGCGTTTCATGCTGGCTGTGATTTGTTTATCGTTTCGCGCAATATTAATTCTTCATCTATTGAACGAACTTATAAAATTGCTGAAGATTTCGCCGATTCTTTGAGCGATGGTAGTTTAGACGAATCTGTAGTGTCAGCAGCTAAAGACAGAATCGAAAAATTACTAGCAGTCACACCGCAATATATTGTTTATCCTCTCGATAAAAATACATTACTACAACATGGAGAATTAGCGATCGCTTGTGCTTTTTAA
- a CDS encoding ABC transporter permease, whose translation MNHLNFFSDYLIATLRLAVPLTFAALGGLYSERSGVLNIALEGMLLTGTFTSAVATFYTNNPWLGILASLIAGGLVGLLHAFLCVTLRVDQLVSGLAINLVAAGLTSFLARLVFSGSSTQQLPGIGTIIIPGLANIPLIGPLIFQKDFLVYLLFILVILTTYILFKTSFGLTLRAVGESPQAADTAGISVLFVRYIAVIISGTLASLGGAYLALVQVRFFAEGMSAGKGFIAIAALIFGRWHPIGSALACLLFGATEALQLRIQALGANVPYQFLVMLPYAIALLALAGFMGKSTPPNALGTPYFGQNRHSD comes from the coding sequence ATGAATCATCTCAACTTCTTTTCTGATTACTTAATAGCTACTTTACGTCTAGCCGTTCCCTTAACATTTGCAGCTCTTGGAGGATTGTACTCGGAACGATCAGGAGTGTTAAATATCGCCTTAGAAGGAATGTTGCTTACTGGTACTTTTACTAGCGCTGTGGCTACTTTCTACACTAATAATCCCTGGCTTGGTATCCTTGCATCCTTAATTGCTGGGGGATTAGTCGGACTACTTCATGCTTTTTTATGTGTAACTTTGCGTGTCGATCAATTGGTATCTGGGCTAGCAATTAATCTTGTTGCAGCTGGATTAACATCGTTTTTGGCTCGGTTAGTGTTTAGTGGCAGTAGTACGCAGCAGTTACCTGGAATTGGGACAATTATTATTCCTGGTTTAGCCAACATTCCTCTAATCGGTCCACTAATATTTCAGAAGGATTTTTTAGTATATTTGTTATTTATCTTAGTTATTTTAACTACATACATTTTGTTTAAAACTAGCTTTGGACTGACATTGCGGGCAGTAGGTGAATCTCCTCAAGCTGCTGACACGGCAGGAATTTCCGTATTATTTGTCCGTTATATCGCTGTGATAATTAGTGGCACTCTTGCAAGTTTAGGAGGTGCTTATTTAGCTCTGGTACAGGTAAGATTTTTTGCCGAAGGGATGAGTGCAGGTAAAGGATTTATTGCGATCGCAGCATTAATTTTTGGCAGATGGCATCCTATAGGTAGTGCTTTAGCTTGTTTGCTGTTTGGGGCTACAGAAGCTTTACAACTGCGAATCCAGGCATTAGGGGCAAATGTACCTTACCAATTTTTAGTCATGCTACCTTATGCGATCGCTTTATTGGCATTAGCTGGATTTATGGGCAAATCTACACCGCCTAATGCTTTAGGTACTCCCTACTTTGGACAAAATCGTCACTCAGACTAA
- a CDS encoding ATP-binding protein, with amino-acid sequence MCPSCFQGVHPDDLQRYFDTYINAFNARQEFKMEYRLQRFDGEYRWILDIGMPRFTSEGNFLGYIGSSIDINDRKQAEAERELMLARSQQHAKQLHGLTEAALAINSVFSIEEVIKIITEQARAIIGAHQSVTSITVDQNWAESISCISLSERYTAWKNYLEKLNGSCINDYLCQMNASVRMTQAELEAYPLWQGFGQEADKHPPMRGWLAAPLIARDGHNIGLIQLSDKYEGEFTEEDEAIIVQLAQMASIAIENTRLYAAEQQARTQAEEANSIKDQFLAVLSHELRSPLNPILGWSKLLQSRKFDASKTAAALSTIERNAKLQAQLIEDLLDVSHILQGKLTLNVNIVDLVSTISSALETVRLAAEAKSIDVKFSTFPQLKPQYFDLNVESIDHQKQSPDSTFLVIGDPNRLQQVIWNLLSNAVKFTPPGGKVQVYLERNDSHIQIRVMDTGKGIDSNFLPYVFDYFRQADSATTRKFGGLGLGLAIVRQLVELHGGIVLVESPGEGQGATFTIQLPLLPIKGETPEGQKEAEIDFNLRSLQGMKILVVDDDIDSRDFISFVLQEEGAEVISVSSAIEALETLSNFLPDVLLSDIGMPEMDGYMLIRQIRAGTPNEGGQIPAIALTAYAGEYNHQQAISAGFQMHVTKPAEPSELIAAVNKLTKKSMVSS; translated from the coding sequence ATGTGTCCTAGTTGCTTCCAAGGGGTACATCCCGATGATTTACAGCGTTATTTTGATACTTATATAAATGCGTTTAACGCTCGTCAAGAATTTAAAATGGAGTATCGGCTTCAACGTTTTGACGGCGAATATCGTTGGATTTTAGATATAGGAATGCCGCGTTTTACCTCAGAAGGCAATTTTCTGGGTTATATCGGCTCAAGTATTGATATTAACGATCGCAAACAAGCAGAAGCAGAACGTGAACTTATGTTAGCGCGATCGCAGCAACACGCCAAACAATTGCATGGGTTGACTGAGGCAGCATTGGCAATTAATTCAGTATTCTCTATTGAAGAAGTTATAAAAATAATTACAGAACAGGCACGGGCTATTATCGGCGCACACCAATCTGTTACCAGTATAACAGTAGATCAAAACTGGGCAGAGTCGATTAGTTGCATTTCCCTTTCAGAACGATATACTGCATGGAAAAATTATTTAGAAAAGCTTAATGGTTCGTGCATTAATGACTACCTTTGTCAGATGAATGCTTCTGTGCGGATGACTCAAGCTGAACTCGAAGCTTATCCTTTGTGGCAGGGTTTTGGGCAAGAAGCCGACAAGCATCCACCCATGCGGGGATGGCTAGCTGCACCATTAATTGCGCGAGATGGTCATAACATCGGACTAATTCAATTAAGCGATAAATATGAAGGCGAGTTTACTGAAGAAGACGAAGCTATTATTGTCCAGTTAGCTCAAATGGCATCAATAGCAATTGAAAATACTAGACTTTACGCAGCAGAACAGCAAGCACGTACTCAAGCCGAAGAAGCAAACAGCATTAAAGACCAGTTTCTTGCTGTGCTTTCCCACGAGTTGCGCTCCCCACTGAATCCTATTTTGGGTTGGTCTAAGCTACTCCAAAGTCGGAAATTTGATGCTTCAAAAACAGCAGCAGCCTTATCAACCATTGAGCGAAATGCCAAGTTACAGGCTCAGTTGATTGAAGATTTGCTGGATGTGTCGCATATTCTTCAAGGGAAGTTGACATTAAATGTGAATATAGTCGATTTGGTATCAACCATTTCTAGTGCTTTGGAGACAGTACGTTTAGCCGCTGAAGCAAAATCTATTGATGTCAAATTTTCGACTTTTCCCCAGTTGAAACCGCAATATTTTGATTTAAATGTTGAATCTATTGATCATCAAAAGCAATCTCCCGATTCCACATTCTTAGTAATAGGCGACCCTAATCGCTTACAGCAAGTTATTTGGAATTTACTTTCTAACGCTGTTAAATTCACACCCCCAGGTGGGAAAGTGCAAGTTTACCTAGAGCGTAATGATTCTCATATTCAAATCCGAGTCATGGATACAGGTAAAGGCATTGACTCTAACTTTTTACCATACGTATTTGATTACTTTCGCCAAGCAGATAGTGCTACTACCAGAAAATTTGGGGGATTAGGGTTAGGACTGGCGATCGTGCGACAATTAGTAGAACTCCACGGAGGTATAGTCCTGGTAGAAAGTCCAGGTGAAGGGCAAGGAGCAACATTTACAATCCAGTTGCCACTTTTACCAATAAAAGGTGAAACACCAGAAGGGCAAAAAGAAGCAGAAATAGACTTTAACTTGCGTAGCCTTCAAGGAATGAAAATCTTAGTTGTGGATGATGATATTGATTCACGAGACTTTATCAGTTTTGTGCTGCAAGAAGAGGGTGCAGAGGTAATATCAGTCTCGTCGGCTATTGAGGCATTGGAAACCTTATCAAATTTCTTACCAGATGTGCTGTTAAGCGATATTGGTATGCCAGAAATGGATGGCTATATGCTGATTCGCCAAATTAGAGCTGGGACACCAAATGAAGGCGGACAAATTCCCGCGATCGCTTTAACGGCTTATGCTGGAGAATATAATCACCAACAAGCAATTTCCGCAGGTTTTCAGATGCATGTTACTAAGCCAGCAGAACCATCTGAGCTAATTGCAGCTGTTAACAAACTGACGAAAAAGTCAATGGTTAGTAGTTAG
- a CDS encoding transposase family protein, translated as MTVVTRDGQFWDIYGLPYQYFFTDGGKDFNSKHLKAIGKKLDFQCELRDRLPEGGIVERLFKTINTQVLKDLPGYTAGLFHSLKQVKWQVLRGIKIMGAALIEQLKQVEDLRTTDGRRHPLWLVLLFVIMGTMNGYMGYRGCSRFCQTASSSINREI; from the coding sequence ATGACAGTGGTAACACGAGATGGACAGTTTTGGGATATATACGGACTTCCTTATCAATATTTTTTTACAGATGGTGGCAAAGATTTTAATTCAAAACATCTCAAAGCTATTGGTAAGAAACTAGATTTTCAGTGTGAACTACGCGATCGCCTACCCGAAGGTGGTATTGTAGAACGTCTTTTCAAAACCATTAATACTCAAGTTCTCAAAGACCTACCCGGCTATACAGCAGGGCTGTTTCATTCCCTAAAACAGGTAAAATGGCAAGTGTTGAGGGGGATAAAAATCATGGGTGCAGCTCTGATTGAACAATTGAAGCAAGTCGAAGACTTGAGAACGACTGATGGACGAAGACATCCACTATGGTTAGTATTGCTGTTTGTCATCATGGGAACAATGAATGGATATATGGGATATCGTGGGTGTTCCCGATTTTGTCAAACGGCATCGTCGAGTATTAATAGAGAAATTTAG
- a CDS encoding pentapeptide repeat-containing protein — translation MRNYADKQELILSQIKDKFCQRRDFSGCDLSGIDLRGIDLSGVNLIEADLQEANLCGSILTGANLNQANLTQASLQGANLYEASLSEANLMNADLTHANLCRAFLWRVQCSGCKLWGASLCDVDFREADLTEATLIEASLIEANLARANLTAAKLCGAILLEANLTEVNLTGADLTWANLTKANLSNANLHETKITYAKLRETIMPDGTIHDPYTVLL, via the coding sequence ATGAGAAATTATGCTGACAAACAAGAATTAATATTGAGTCAAATCAAAGATAAATTTTGTCAGCGTCGGGATTTTAGTGGCTGTGATTTAAGTGGTATTGACTTGAGAGGAATCGATTTAAGTGGTGTCAACTTGATAGAAGCAGATTTACAAGAGGCTAATTTATGTGGTTCTATTCTCACTGGTGCTAATCTCAATCAAGCGAATTTAACACAAGCGAGTCTACAGGGAGCTAATTTATATGAAGCCTCTTTATCGGAAGCTAATTTGATGAATGCCGATTTAACGCACGCAAATTTGTGTAGAGCTTTTTTGTGGAGAGTGCAATGCAGTGGTTGTAAACTTTGGGGAGCTTCTTTGTGTGATGTAGATTTCAGAGAAGCAGATTTGACTGAAGCGACATTAATTGAAGCATCCTTAATTGAAGCCAATTTAGCTAGAGCAAATCTCACAGCAGCAAAATTATGTGGAGCAATATTGTTAGAGGCTAATTTAACTGAGGTGAATTTAACTGGCGCAGACCTTACTTGGGCAAACTTAACTAAGGCAAACTTAAGTAACGCGAACCTCCATGAAACAAAAATAACTTATGCAAAGCTCAGAGAGACTATTATGCCTGATGGTACAATTCATGACCCTTATACCGTTTTACTTTAA
- a CDS encoding type II toxin-antitoxin system HicB family antitoxin, giving the protein MSNFKYQMLIQWSVEDNCFLVGFPDFPGQRWRTHGDTYEEVVANGIEALESLIMAYEATNEPLPQPTVYQVA; this is encoded by the coding sequence ATGAGTAACTTTAAGTATCAAATGTTAATTCAATGGTCTGTTGAAGATAACTGCTTCTTAGTTGGATTCCCTGATTTTCCCGGACAGCGTTGGCGCACTCATGGCGATACTTATGAGGAAGTTGTGGCGAACGGCATTGAAGCGTTAGAATCCCTAATTATGGCTTACGAAGCCACAAATGAACCGCTTCCACAGCCAACAGTTTATCAAGTTGCGTAA